The following proteins are co-located in the Hevea brasiliensis isolate MT/VB/25A 57/8 chromosome 11, ASM3005281v1, whole genome shotgun sequence genome:
- the LOC110657053 gene encoding cationic amino acid transporter 5, with protein sequence MGEQDAEAHPRSYWRFNKQDFLPEESFQSWANYRSALAQTGFRFKDRLISRSDDANEIRELRKQSENDMKPCLTWWDLTWFGFGSVIGAGIFVLTGQEAHKHAGPAIVLSYVASGVSAMLSVFCYTEFAVEIPVAGGSFAYLRIELGDFVAFITAGNILLESIVGSAAVARAWTSYFTTLLNRPSNSLRIHTKLSADFNLLDPIAVGVLVIAATIAMISTRKTSLFNWIATAVNTLVILFVIIAGFAHANTSNLTPFLPYGAKGIFQAAAIVYFAYGGFDSIATMAEETKNPSRDIPLGLLGSMSTITVIYFLMALSLSMMQKYQEIDENAAYSIAFQRVGMNWAKYVVALGALKGMTTVLLVGALGQARYTTHIARAHMIPPWFALVHPKTGTPINATLLITISSALIAFFSSLNVLSSLLSLSTLFIFMMMAVALLVRRYYVRETTPRKNLLKLVAFLLIITASSIGTSAYWGLKPSGWVGYIITVPLWFLGTIGMHMTLPQQRTPKFWGVPLVPWLPSLSIATNIFLMGSLGAWAFLRFGICTVVMLLYYVFFGLHATYDMAHQQQKTSSFEVKDDDIAGKGP encoded by the coding sequence ATGGGAGAACAGGATGCTGAAGCCCATCCCAGAAGTTACTGGAGATTCAATAAACAAGATTTCTTACCAGAAGAGTCATTCCAAAGCTGGGCTAATTACCGCTCTGCATTAGCACAGACAGGTTTCCGTTTCAAGGATCGTCTGATAAGCCGATCAGATGATGCCAATGAGATCAGAGAGTTGAGGAAACAAAGCGAGAATGACATGAAACCATGCCTGACCTGGTGGGACCTCACGTGGTTTGGATTTGGTTCTGTTATTGGAGCTGGCATCTTTGTGCTCACTGGCCAAGAAGCCCATAAACATGCAGGACCTGCTATTGTGTTGTCCTACGTTGCTTCAGGAGTTTCAGCAATGCTATCTGTTTTCTGCTACACAGAATTCGCTGTTGAAATCCCTGTGGCAGGTGGGTCATTTGCATACCTAAGAATTGAATTAGGCGACTTTGTAGCATTCATAACAGCAGGAAACATCCTGCTTGAAAGCATTGTGGGCAGTGCAGCAGTGGCCAGAGCATGGACTTCCTACTTCACAACTCTTCTGAACCGTCCTTCTAACTCTCTACGCATCCATACAAAACTAAGTGCAGATTTCAATCTCCTGGACCCGATTGCTGTTGGTGTTTTAGTGATTGCTGCAACAATAGCAATGATCAGCACAAGGAAAACTTCATTGTTCAACTGGATAGCAACTGCAGTCAATACTTTAGTAATTTTGTTTGTGATAATTGCTGGGTTTGCTCATGCCAATACTTCCAATCTGACCCCATTTTTGCCTTATGGAGCTAAGGGGATTTTTCAAGCAGCTGCAATTGTTTACTTTGCCTATGGAGGGTTTGACAGCATAGCCACCATGGCAGAAGAAACAAAAAACCCATCAAGAGACATACCATTAGGCCTGCTAGGATCAATGTCAACAATTACTGTGATATACTTCTTGATGGCACTTTCACTAAGTATGATGCAAAAATACCAAGAGATAGACGAAAATGCGGCATACTCGATTGCATTTCAGAGAGTTGGGATGAATTGGGCAAAGTACGTAGTAGCGCTTGGAGCACTTAAGGGGATGACCACTGTTCTCCTAGTAGGGGCGCTTGGACAAGCACGATATACTACTCACATTGCACGAGCCCACATGATTCCTCCTTGGTTTGCTCTCGTTCATCCAAAGACTGGAACACCAATAAATGCCACACTTTTGATCACCATTTCAAGTGCTCTCATTGCTTTCTTCTCAAGCCTCAATGTATTGTCTAGCTTGTTATCACTGAGCACTCTATTTATCTTCATGATGATGGCCGTTGCACTTCTGGTGAGGAGATATTATGTGAGAGAAACCACACCGCGAAAGAACCTCTTGAAGTTGGTTGCTTTCCTGCTGATAATTACTGCATCCTCCATAGGCACTTCAGCTTACTGGGGACTGAAGCCCAGTGGGTGGGTTGGATATATCATCACTGTTCCTCTTTGGTTCCTTGGGACAATAGGAATGCACATGACTCTGCCTCAGCAGAGAACACCAAAGTTTTGGGGGGTTCCACTTGTTCCATGGCTTCCATCCTTGTCAATTGCAACAAACATCTTTCTCATGGGATCTTTAGGTGCATGGGCTTTTCTAAGATTTGGGATCTGCACAGTTGTAATGCTGCTTTACTATGTCTTTTTTGGTCTTCATGCAACTTATGACATGGCCCATCAGCAACAGAAAACTTCTTCATTTGAAGTTAAGGATGATGACATTGCTGGAAAAGGGCCTTGA
- the LOC110657037 gene encoding sister chromatid cohesion protein PDS5 homolog C-like encodes MASLKEELEQQLLVLGTKLANPPSHFDGLLTLLHQVENYLSKVKQFPTKSMHIALGPSMKALVLEQLFKHSGMNVKIAIASCISEITRINAPDAPYEDDQMRDVFKLIVSSFEHLADQSSRSYNKRDLILETVARVQPFLVMLDLECDDLIIEMFQHFLNAIGDYHSESIFSFMETIMTLVLEESEDISPKLLSPLLASVRRSNVEVLSAAHKLGERVLENCANKVRHYLQHAVKSLGISVGDYSEIVASICQLGGTVEQNDGHAVIDCIIEESKLVGVLLNGVAQANKEIAAEACFPRQADSIIDKSSKSLENNSVAQNCEDHLFIDSCSLKKQDDDNHFDQSHSIDMISNFENDILDNDKGVNGVNNLEHSSPFNVEKEIQNLSNSLAHAHGELKSFSFRDVIDFICLGLFGYAKESMKCLILSLLPAYKNEDLIVLLI; translated from the coding sequence ATGGCATCACTAAAAGAGGAGTTAGAACAACAGCTTTTGGTACTTGGAACTAAGCTTGCTAACCCTCCTTCACATTTTGATGGACTTCTTACTCTTCTCCACCAAGTAGAGAATTATTTGTCAAAAGTGAAGCAGTTCCCTACGAAATCTATGCACATTGCACTTGGCCCATCTATGAAAGCATTGGTTTTAGAACAACTTTTTAAGCATTCTGGGATGAATGTTAAAATAGCAATTGCCTCTTGCATTAGTGAAATAACTAGAATTAATGCTCCAGATGCTCCTTACGAAGATGATCAAATGAGAGATGTTTTTAAGCTAATTGTCTCATCATTTGAACATTTAGCTGACCAGTCTAGtcgatcatacaataaaagggatTTGATTCTTGAAACTGTTGCAAGAGTTCAACCATTTTTGGTGATGTTAGATCTTGAATGTGATGATCTAATAATTGAGATGTTTCAGCATTTCCTAAATGCCATAGGGGATTATCATTCGGAGAGCATCTTTTCATTCATGGAGACTATTATGACTCTCGTCTTAGAAGAAAGTGAAGATATTTCTCCAAAATTGCTTTCTCCCCTTTTAGCTAGCGTGAGGAGGAGCAATGTGGAAGTTTTATCTGCTGCACATAAGTTGGGAGAAAGAGTACTTGAAAATTGTGCTAACAAGGTTAGACATTATTTGCAACATGCTGTGAAGTCTTTGGGTATTTCTGTAGGAGATTACAGTGAAATAGTTGCCTCTATATGCCAATTAGGTGGCACTGTTGAACAAAATGATGGCCATGCTGTTATTGACTGTATAATTGAAGAAAGTAAACTAGTTGGAGTATTATTGAATGGGGTTGCCCAGGCCAATAAAGAAATAGCAGCTGAAGCATGTTTTCCCAGACAAGCTGATTCTATAATTGACAAATCTTCTAAATCATTAGAAAACAATAGTGTTGCACAGAACTGTGAAGATCATCTCTTCATAGATTCATGTTCCTTAAAGAAGCAAGATGATGATAATCATTTTGATCAGTCCCATAGCATTGACATGATAAGCAATTTTGAGAATGATATTTTGGATAATGATAAGGGAGTTAATGGGGTAAATAATTTAGAACACAGTTCTCCTTTTAATGTTGAGAAGGAAATTCAAAATTTATCTAATTCTCTTGCTCATGCTCATGGTGAATTGAAGAGCTTTTCATTTAGAGATGTCATTGATTTTATCTGTTTAGGTCTTTTTGGATATGCAAAGGAAAGCATGAAGTGCTTAATTTTAAGCCTATTGCCAGCATACAAGAATGAAGATTTGATTGTTCTCCTAATATAG